The Janthinobacterium lividum genome has a window encoding:
- a CDS encoding DUF3455 domain-containing protein, whose product MLAVTAPRHAIPALTVLGAALLLSACAPMSARYSQEQLPNAVKVPDGHRVAMQTVGVGKIAYECKAKKDMTGHEWVFVGPDAALNDRSGMQVGTYVGPPATWANLDGSKVTATQVAVAPAGAGNIPYQLVKANPATGSGAMQGVSYIQRVATSGGVAPSSPCGMESIGARQWVPYQADYIFWKAA is encoded by the coding sequence ATGCTTGCCGTCACCGCCCCACGCCACGCCATTCCCGCCCTCACTGTGCTGGGCGCTGCCCTGCTGCTGAGCGCCTGTGCCCCCATGAGCGCCCGCTATTCGCAGGAACAATTGCCGAACGCCGTCAAGGTGCCCGATGGCCATCGAGTCGCCATGCAGACGGTGGGCGTGGGCAAGATCGCCTACGAATGCAAAGCAAAAAAAGACATGACGGGCCATGAATGGGTCTTCGTGGGTCCGGACGCGGCCCTGAACGACCGCAGCGGCATGCAAGTGGGCACGTATGTCGGTCCGCCCGCCACCTGGGCCAACCTGGACGGCTCGAAAGTGACGGCGACGCAAGTGGCCGTAGCGCCCGCCGGCGCGGGCAATATCCCGTATCAACTGGTGAAAGCCAATCCGGCCACGGGCAGCGGCGCCATGCAGGGCGTCAGCTACATCCAGCGCGTGGCCACCAGCGGCGGCGTGGCGCCAAGCAGCCCCTGCGGCATGGAGTCCATCGGCGCCAGGCAATGGGTGCCCTACCAGGCTGACTACATCTTCTGGAAAGCTGCATGA